ATGCAGGTTTCAATGGATGGCAGTTTGCTAGTTGTTGGTAACACTCTAGGTTCCTGTTCTGTAATTGACATATATTCCAAGCAAATAATGAAGGAACTAGCGCCCCTGGTCACCAAAGATGCCCATCTGGGCCCAGTCAACAACTTGATGGTCATTCCATGCATTGCTCATAGCGAAAGCCTGACGCAGACCGGCGTAAGCGGCAGTCAAAGTGCTAAAGTTACCAAAATTCCTAATCTGGAGAAGGCTATTTACGATAGGGAGGATATGCACAACTTAATGTTCCAAAAGGGCAGAAAGCGTGATCCCAGCCCAATATTACCAGTTTCCGATTTCGAGAAATATATCGACAATGTAGCACAAGAAGAAAGCGTCTTCATGCAGCTTGGTGCGGTGAACAGTACTCTAAAGGTTGTGGGCGAACAGTTACCGTCCTCCAATGCTTCGAGCTCCCAGGATACGTCCAAGGATGCCGAGGTGGCCACCTTGAAAGAAACAGTCCAACAACTAACCGCTGCGTACAAAGACCTACGTGAAATACACGAAAAGCTCTACGAGGACCATGAAAAGCTACTACAAAAGCACAAATAGCCCCATCTACATAAATTTATATCTTAAACACTCACAAGATACTATAGAAGCCTATAATTCTCACCGTGACATGCGATGAGGTACAAGCGCCCGCAAAATTTTTATATTGTATATAGTCATCTCTACCTCATCTCAAGGTTCAAGACAGGCTTCAACACTAAATAGGTCCGGAGATTGCACCATGCCAGAGGATACTAAACCCACAAAAAAACAGCTTAAGTCTTTAAACTTCCGTAAATCAAAGGAAACCAAAGAACAGGCCAAGAAACGCCCTATTGACGACACTCCAAAGCCTACTGATGCCGAAGAACCAGTACCAAAGAAACGTAAAACCAGGAGAGGCAAGGGAGGTAAGGGAAAGAACTCAAAGAAGGGAAACAGGTTCCTAATTTTTGTGGGGTCCATACCTAAGAACACAACCGAATCCGAACTTCAAGCTCATTTCAAATCATGTAGTCCCGACCAGATCAGACTACGTCCCGACAAAGGCATAGCTTTCCTAGAATTCGATGCCGAAAAGGATCACTCTACTATTCAGAGGCGCATGGATGTCGCTCTGCTACAGAATAAGACGCTATTCAAGGGAAACCGCATAAACGTTGAACTGACTGTAGGCGGCGGTGGTAACAGCCAGAATAGACTTGAAAAGCTTAAGGTTAAGAACGAAAAGATGGAGACTGAGCGCCGCGACCGTCTGAAGAACATGATTGCAGCAGGTAAGGCCAAAACTGCCGCTAATGTTGCGACTAATAGTGCTTCAACTGCGGCACCAGCAGCTGTCCACCCAGACAGGGCAAAACTCCTGCAATAGAATAAACTAACCCTATTACCCCAATATAAACATAAATCAATAAATAATCAAGCCAACCTGAATCTTACTCAGCCACTAGACGCCCGAATTGCCCCATTCTTTACCGTTTATTAACACCTTTGCTATACGTTCACGTGCCTGGAAATTCATGTCGTACCATGTGATTTGCCGTATGACGTTTTAGTTAGTAAGGCATAGTAAGTTTTATGCTGTTGAATAGATCAAAGCAATAAGAGCTCAAGAGGCCTCGTTAAGCATCTAGAGGGAATGTGTTAAGTAGAATTTTGCTCAAATCgttgaagatattgaattGAAAATTTCAGGGTTGTTTTATTTGTGTTGGAGAGTTAAGTTAAGAAAGCGCTTCATTGCTGGTAAAGGCTATTACAAATTATAGACATTAGAACTAGAAACCATATATTGCATTGGTGAATGTCATCGCTAACAAAGCTTTTGCAAGATAGGCGAAAGAACGAGATTCCAACGTCAAACCTGACGTCTTCACTACAAGCCGCTGTAGTCACTCAGCAAGGACTTTTGAGGGAACAGATGCATGGAGGAATACCCCCTATTGCAGAACACGAGCCGTTTACAGAGAGAGGTGTGCGTACTAGGAAGGTTGGAAGGTCTGATTCAGATAGTGATAATGAGGACTTCGTGCGTGGATCACCAGAAGTCAAGGCATATGGTTTGCAGTCAATATTGGAGTCCAATTCATCAAGTACAGCGGCTATGCATAACAGCGGTACATTTACTAGGGAACATGCTGGGTCTTTGCTGCTGACCGAGGATGGCAGGTCGGGTCGTAACGGCCGCAGTTTTCCATCTTTGTCATCTGGCATTCCGTATTCAGTACCTAATTCCAATTCCGGGCCCTCCCAGTCGAGTGCGGGCGGAACAGGGAACGAAAGCACCAGTGTGGGTTCCGCCAATGCTTCTCAATGGATGGACAAATACGGCAATTCACTACCTAAAAATATTTCTGCGATTGATTCAAACGTAATATTATCCCCTAAAGTTGACAGCGTGGAACCACGCTTTGTCATTTCGCGCCAAAAACTCCAGAAAAGTTGTGCGGAGGGTTCTCACCATAGCCTGTCTCGTTCCAACTCGCTTACCTCCCAGTTGGGAACGTTTTTCTTTAATCGAAACGCGAAGGATCCACCATCGTCCATAGGACATCATAATTCCACATCCGCCAACAGCGGACCTAACAAGGAGAATGTACCGCACGATAAAAGTATCCCTAGGCCAATTCGTGGAAGGAAGAGTTCCCTACAGAGTGCATACAGACAGCCTACGGGGTCATTTAATGACTCATTCACTGAGTCCCCGCCATTTAATGAACACTATATGAATCAACCCATTCCAAAATCGCGCCATACTTCGTTTGCGGATTTAAAGCGCTTTTTTAGGAAAAATAGTTCTGGCAGCCAGTCAAGTGTATCTCCGGGCACCCCTCCCATTTCTACAGGGTCCTTTTCGTCTCATAGTTCAAACCATTCTTCACTGATATCAACCTCTTATGCTAATCAATTGGTCGATAATCTGTATAACCATGCGACCAGTGGGTTGTGTCAGGGCATTCCATTTTCTAAACGTTACTCCAAAATGGGGGAAAAGCTAGGTGCAGGCGCAGGCGGATCTGTTAAGCTTGTCAAGAGGTTGAGGGACAATGCTGTTTTTGCAGTTAAGGAGTTTCGTGCGAAATACGATACAGAGTCTAAACGTGATTACGTCAAGAAGATAATATCCGAGTATTGCATCGGAATAACTCTGCGCAACCCAAACATTATATCAACCGTTGAAATTACGTACGATAATAACAGGATCCTGCAGGTTATGGAATATTGTGATTATGACCTATTTGCTATTGTGATGAGTAACAAGATGTCCTACGAGGAAATTTGTTGCTGTTTTAGACAGATCCTGCAAGCTGTTGAGTATCTGCATTCCCTTGGACTAGCACATCGGGATCTGAAGCTGGACAACTGTGTCATTAATAGCCAGGGAATTGTCAAGCTAATTGATTTTGGCGCAGCAGTTGTTTTTACGTATCCGCACTCAGGTACTCTTGTTGAGGCAAGCGGAATTGTTGGCAGTGATCCTTACTTGGCACCTGAAGTTTGCATTTTCACAAAATATGATCCCAGACCAGTCGATATATGGTCGGTTGCGATTATATTCTCATGCATGATTCTGAAGAAGTTCCCATGGAAAGTGCCAAAACTAAGAGATAACTCGTTCAAACTCTTCTGTTCCGGTAGAGACTGTGATTCGTTAGGCGCATTGGTCAGTCTTACACCCAATCCACCGTCTTACGAAACAGCTGTAGAAGATAAAGAAACTAACCCACCCAAGTCTAACAATGCTTCAGATCCAAACAACCCTAACATAGGACCACAAAGGTTGCTCCATTCCTTACCCGAAGAAAGTCAGCATATAATCGGTCGCATGATTGCATTAGCTCCTGCATGCAGGGCTTCCATAGAAGAGATTATGGAAGACGACTGGATCCAATCTATAGAAATGTGCTATGTTTTAGAGGCTACTGGCAGGACAGTTCGGAGTGAATCCCATGCACATACTGAGGTTGATCAAAGCGAAGCCCATATTGCAGGACtagaaaagaaaaacaagAAAACCTCCAAATGATATTCACAATGGATTTACGTTTAAAAGGGGCTGTAGTACGCATTAGACAAAAAGGACAAATGATAATATCTTAAATAAGATAACGTTTACCTACAATACTATTAACGACTaggtttaaaaaaaaactaAAAAATATAGAACAAGATTTCAGTACTTCGACAATGCCTTCGGGATATAGCTTTACGTTTTTGCTCAAGTATGAAGTAActgaaaatgatgatgGTCAATAAATTACATATTTATTTAATTaatttttttctttattattCTCTTCTACTTTGAACTATGGTTAAGCTACAAGGAGTGGAAGATGATCAATCCTACATAAACAGGCTTCGATAAGCTCTCTTACACAGCTCTCATCTATCCTAATTTTCGTGTCTTTCAGTACTATGACTTTATAATATTCACAGCTTTGATATCACAATTTTGATAATGAGCAGGGTAACCATTTCTAGAACTAAAAAAATTTGTTCATCTTTAAAACATACTCATCTCCACCATAGTTGTAGCGTGAACCGAACACATATATACGATTTAATCTTCAGACCGCCATGTCACAGCCTGTGAAGAATGTTTTAGTAAAGCTAATAGTTGGTGCTGGACAAGCCGCTCCCTCCCCACCTGTCGGTCCAGCTCTAGGTTCTAAAGGTATCAAGGCAATGGATTTTTGTAAGGAATTTAATGCACGTACAGCCAATTATGCACCAGGAGTTCCTGTTCCAGTGCTTATAACAATAAAGCCGGATAGATCTTTCAAGTTTGAACTTAAATCTCCTCCTACTGGatatttattattaaaGGCTTTAGGTCAAGAAAAAGGCCATGGCACCCCAGATATAAAAAAGCCAAGTGGGACATTAGGCGAATTGTCACTAAAGCACATTTACGAAATAGCCAAGATTAAGAAGACCGATGGTAGACATGTATCTCTTGATATGGAATCAATTGTGAAATGTACCATTGGCGTTGCAAGAAGTATGGGCATAAAGGTTGTTCCCTGAGCGGACTTTTGAGTTTTGATCTCTCAATAATGACATACATGTACATAGAAGTAGCCAGGGGCcatatataaaataaattcAATGGAATGCGAAGTATATTATAGTATACATGAGTTGTGAAACGACTCTCGGGGATTGAGTAGTGGTATTAAATAATGCTATTTTCTCAGTACTCTGAGCTTAATACAATGCAATAATACAAGAGGCGCGCCGCAAATGCAGATCAGCCACTAAACGATATGAGTAGGATCGATTAGTTTTTGTTTAGTTTTCTCTTCTTGCTCTTATGTTTATGTTTCTTCCGGTTGTTAGCATTGTTATCGGCAGAAGCTATAGATGCGGTGCTTATGGCGGACGTTTGCGCGGAATCTTCTAAAGGGGTCCAGTTCACAGCTTTTGGTGTCAATCTTGTGTATACCAGATAGTAAGCATTGACCTCTTTAAGAACATTTCTTTCCGTTATTTTATTGATGTACTCGTCATCGTATGTTGCCCAGGTACCATCAGGTTGCTTACAGTGAGCAATATAATGCCCGCTAGACAGAGAGCGGCCTTCATGCACAACAACACCGATTAATTCGTATTTCACAGGGAGAGACTTCTCAGAGTCAACGCAGTACTCCGTTAAATCCATGAATTTCGGATAGGAAACTGCCTGCTTCATTTTCGAAGATGAGGTGCCATTAAACCGGAACTTTTTCAAGTGGACTAGCAGCGTTTCTGGTGCCCTTAAGATCATGTTACGCTTAATTGCATTTGTGGTTGCTTTACATTTCTCACACACATATCCTTCCTTGTTGTCAACTTTTTTAATTAACTCTGCGTTGAAGAAGTCCCTAATCGACTTTTCGATAGAGTAGCGGCGTTTCGGCATAGGCGCGTCTTCACCGTTCACTGTCGAGCAGTTTGAGCTATGCTGGTTGCCGCCCTCACCGATCGACTGGTCATCGCTCTTTGTTAATTTCTTCCCCTTTAAGTGCAATGATAGATCGTAGATAGGCTGCTCGGTGATAGATACCCCGCCGCATGACTTACATTCCACTCGCTGTTGTAACATGCCCCCAAATATGTCATAAATGATAGATTCAGTCATCTTATGACCACGAGGGACGGAATCTTCTTGTAAACGCGACATCAAGGACATGAAGTATTCGTGTGAGTCTTCCTGATTCCACACGCTCATCATACAGTTGATGTCTTCCAATCTAGAGATCAACTTCTTCGGATTTATATAAGATGGTTTATCACTGTTGGTTTCGGCGGCCCACATCCTCTTAGAGGTTTCTGCGAAGACTTGAGAGACAGAGTTCTGAGAGATGATTCCGTTATACTTGCCTTGTATGATGTCAAAAAGGTAATGCTGAAGAGCAGGTATGTGTAACATAGCCTGTATTGCTGCGTTTTGATAACAGGTGACACCATGGTTCAATAATCCTTTAGGTCTCGAGGAAGAGAGGTTAGCGCCCCAGTTTTTCACAATTCTGTGAGGTTTGTTGGTACCCCTGTCATTTTCGTTCTCATTACACTGGTAAAAATCACTTATATCAGAAAGTGTAGTTGGAGGAGTAGGTGAGCTATACCTATTTGGGCTCGCCTTCTTATGCCTCAGGATatcctcatcttcttcaatggCTTCTAAGCCCGTAGAATGACCTTTTCTAATAACCGCTTCATCACCACTACCCAACGCTGCAGActcttcttcgtcttcgtcatcatcatcatccGTATCTACACTTTTTGAGTAAATACACTTCTGAGATGACATGCTAATATCAGAACCACCGTCACTTTCctcttcctcctcttccTCTCCGTCTTCTTTCTCGACATCCTTTCTAGGATCGTAGTCTTCATCTGTAGATGATGACGATTCAACTGTACCACTTGGTAAAACAGTAGAATCTCCTGTGGATGAATGACTACTGGATTCCATTTCTTCTCCAACATCTTCATCCGAATTTACCCAATTTTCTTGATCTAAACCATTGCTTTGTTTTTCTGTAAATTCATCTCTTTGTTGATGTTCCCTAGCTTCGTAGTATTCTTCGTCATCATCGGAACAACGAACACGACTTAAACCACTATCGAAAGTCATATCAGAAGCTTCATTATTTACCTTAATACCTTCATTATCCTCGTCATTAACCCCTGAAGTCATTTGATACTCAGTATCTGCTAAATCTTGATTTTCAGTTCTTTTTGTAGCCGATGTTCTTACagtattattattagtaGTGGAACTTGATGCGTAAAACTGTAAAGCTTCTTGTAAAGATGAAGGAACCTTACGGCGAGATAAATTAGACCCATTAGAATCGTCTAAGTTAACCTCCCTAACGGAATTTATATCACCTGTTCCATTATTTGACATAATACTAGTAGTAGCACTAGCCTTATTTCCAATCACGATATACGAAGAATTATCTGCCATGACCTTGTCCTTCATTGTAGCTTTTTTAAATTGCAATGGTTGGGATACTAATCTATCTACTAGAGGTTTTAGAGTATCGTCTGTGACGGACATGCTTCGCAACGAGCTGTATTTAGTTTTCCTTTTTTACTTAGGTTTTTGATGTACGCTTAATTTTTTAGAATACttaaatttatttatttttgttgatttaaaatttttaaaatttttatttttattttgtttatagaaataaattAAAAGACTACAACCATCGTAAAACTCCGAGGGTCGATATATGGACCTTGTAATACGGTGTTTTCATCGCTGGATATTTCGTCGCAGCCTGATGTTCTTTGACAGCTTTACGAAGGGGCTTTTGGATGTCGGCATTTCGTTCAAAGTGATATTTGAAGATTTGACGTCTGTAGATTAGTGGACAAACCACAAACTTACAAAGGGGTGGGGTAGCAAGGAGGGCGGAATTGAAGGCCCGGAAGGGATTCAGGGGCGTAGGAAGGATCTAGTAGATTTTCAGAGAAGTTGTTGGCATGTAGTAGAAAAAACGGAGATTAAACCGCTACCTCAGTAGTGAAAGTCTTAGTAGAGATCTCCTTTTTAGGGCTCAAGGATAGTTCCTATTTTGTGTGTAATACGGTTGCATGACCTCTTTAAGTGTGATAGTGCTGAGGGAAAACGTTTTGTACCACGCGATTTGTGCTTCATCCTATACCCACTATAATACAGAAAGTTAGGTGGGGTTGTTAGTGTATGTATTGGCGGCTTGCCAAGAGCTTTCGCTGCTGCATGCCGTGATAGGCTCTTGTAGTCGTAGATATTCTTTATACTTTGCACCCAATTCTTCATATCCTTAACCAACAACTTCCCTTCAGAGCCAAATACCACGATCTCCTAATGCACCTACGCGATCACACTGTTAGAGACCTTCGTCACTTGATCCGCCAGTACTCAGTACAGCGACGATCACCCTCTGGTTTTAAAAGCAATTTGAGTACTTCTGTGTTAATGGAGTCGCCTATGAGTGCGGTACCGTCATCAAATGATGTCAATAAAATTCAACAAGAGGTGTGGAAACGTGATCCTAAGTACTTTCAAAAGGCTAGCATATCTAACCTAGCGTGCATGAAGCTACTGCGACATGCTTTTGAAGGTGGGGACATTGAAGTACTAGGGATGCTACTTGGGCACATTCAGGACAACACTATCATAGTGCTTGACTCCTACGCCCTTCCTGTTGAAGGGACTGAAACACGAGTGAATGCTCATATGGAGTCATATGAGTACATTGTGCAGTATCTCGATAGTATGGTTAAGGACAAATTGACAATTATCGGTTGGTATCATTCTCATCCAGGTTACGGTTGCTGGTTAAGCAGTATAGATACAGAGACGCAGGCCTTGAACCAGAATTTCCAAGATCCTTACTTGGCTATTGTTGTTGACCCCAAAAAGACTCAAGAAACAGGTAAACTTGATATCGGGGCTTTTAGAACACTTCCCGACCTATATGCTGCTAGTTCTTCCGTTTCTTTAGCCAGTCGTTCTTCTGCGCCAAGATATTACGAGCTACAAATTAGCTATTTCGAGGCATTATATGATAGCAACCTTTATCGTTCGAAATTAGTGATGAATGCACCTGTTAAGGATAGCGCCCGCGAAAAGGCGTTGGTTACACAGTTGATAGAATCGGCCAGGACCTATAGGAATGTTAAGAAACTTCAAGCTGTAAGTTACGCTTTCCTACCGAAGCACGAGGAGTCCTTTGATTTTAGCATTCAAGGCAGTGAGCGCAGTGCGACACAGGAGAACCAGTCAAGCTCTACTTCTTCGACTGATGAGGAGGGCAAGGTGGGTACTACAGCCAGCTATGATGAAATGGAGGGCACAGAGCGTTTTCGTAATGACAACCATATCAACAACGACAGCCATTCTGTAGACATTGCAATGGACGCGTCTAGTGTGTCGAGTAACGAAGAACAACCCCAGATGGAATATCAAGAACAGTCTGGGCATCAACTAAAGGTCATTGAAAGTGAGTACTTCGAATTGAAAAGGGAATTGAGGCTGTTAAAGATACAAGAGTATGAGAATGCTAGGTTTTATAGAGACGTGTTCAGCTTATAGTTCAAGTAACATTATTCCAGACAGGGGATTAGGATCAGTGGTGTCGAATTTATCGGATGTGTAAGAAACAGCGAATGTATTGGCAGCTTTGGGACTTTGCTGTATGTTGTTAATTCGGCAAGAAGGCATTTCAAGGTCCACTAGCAGCGTAGGGGTTGAAGCATCCGCATCTGGAGCCCCGGTGTTCGTCAGACCACCAAATTCACTAGAATCTCTGGACCACCGCAGTATACGACCATCCTCATTCCCAACCAGAATTCCATATGTTGTACTGTAAGTTGCCCACATCTTTTGCTTAAGTATTTTGAATGGAAGATGTAACTCGTTCACGGTTGACATTGAGTACCTAATGTCAACTACACTTATTATTTTGGAGTTTCGCTGTAAGATATAAAGGTAGTGACCGTTATCACTTCGCAGGATCTGGTAAATTCCATGACCAGTGCCCTTCAGAGACTTCCACGTCGCGATATGGCCAGTACGAGGATCCACTCGTATTAGTTCGGATTTGTACGTCCCAGCGTATCTAACCTCATCGTGCCGCTCGTTAACCTCGTCAAAACACGAAACAATCGCTCTATGGTTCGATTTCCCACAGACACGCCGAGTTGTCTGCGAGGTCCATATGGGATTTGTACGTGCAACATCATACAGACAAATAGTGTTCCTCGCAGACCCCGTCAGGAATTGACTATAATCTACAAATGAAATCCCATAAACGCTCATGAATTTCTCATTTGCAGTGTTTGCAGTACTATAATTGAACAGAGACTTCAGTTGCTGGTCGTCATTGTGTGTACTCAGAGAATACATCTGTACAGGCAAATCATGTGAAGAAACTAATATAACCTTGTGACTATCGTCATCTTCGAACAGGGAGTGACCAGGATGGACAGCATGCGATAATAAGGATTGAGATTTGAAAAACCGGTGGAACGGCGCCAGCTTCATATTACTCCCTTCTGGAATAAGATATTGGCGTATTCCGAAGTCATCATGAACAGCGACAAGTGATGTTCCATCACATGCCCACGAAATGCCCTGACATAGTACCACTGAGCAATCTTCGGAGTTTGCAATACCAGCGTAGTCATTATAGGTTGGTACGTGTAGTTTCGGATATTGGTAATCCGATGCCCTCATCATACGATACCAACTATTGTCCTCCTTTTCCCATATAGAAGCTCTCCCTCGTCCATAGAAATCATCCCCAGTGCTTGCCAAAATATTCATAAGGCATTAGTAGGTATTTGGGTGTGCAATTGGCCTATATAGCGGTCTATATAACTTTACGtcaaaatcttcaaaaGCGACCTTTTCAGACTGGCGAAGTTCGgatttttcaaaattattTGCTTACATATAATGGAAAGGTCTTCATCGCCTACACACTAGAAGATAGCGTCACAGATAAAGCTATTTCATAATCTATTATGGTGTATAGAGGTTTTGGGTTGGAGCATATTGTCCCACCACCAAACAAGCCTTTTCAGGAAATGACTCCTGAGGAGCAAGGTGAGTATGGTGCTTTAATGCTGTCGAAGTTTACTATGTCATGCCCAGGGAAATCAGCCATAAGTGGTGTTACTGGTTTTGCACTTGGTGGTGTTTTCGGTTTATTTATGGCATCGATGGCATATGATACACCTCTGCATACTCCTGCAGTTGCCGGTAACTCACCTGGTGCTGGTATACCGGGTGCGATGACCATGCAGCAACTGGCTGATCTACCACTGAAGCAACAAATTAAAATCCAGTTTAGTGATATGGGCAAAAGGGCTTATTCAAGTGCGAAGAATTTCGGGTATATTGGTATGATTTATTCCGGTGTCGAATGTGTTGTGGAGTCCTTAAGAGCAAAAAGCGATATTTACAACGGTACAACAGCGGGATGCTTAACAGGAGCGGGCCTAGCATACAAGAGTGGACCATCTGCAGCCTTAATAGGCTGTGCTACTTTTGCAGCATTTTCAACTGCATTGGACTTGTATATGAGAAGTGAGAGTGGTACCCCGCCTAAGAATGACTTTAACGAATAGTCGTATGTTGCGTTGAATACGTATGTAAATTAGATGCACTTAAACCGTATGTAAATAGTCCGTAAGTCCCGAAATCTGTTTTATTTCATAGATAATAGTACACATATATATTGCAAAATAGGAGTATTATAATACATGTCACCCACGATAAAAGTTCCATATGAGTGCCGTTCGAACTTGACCGTAACAGCATGAGAATCTCATCCAACTTTTGCGTTTGCTTGGAAAGTTCTGCTCTAATGTGATCGCCATCATTAACCTGCGCATTATCATATACATTGTTGTCGGTAGAGGTACCGTGTTTGTTCGCAGTTACCTTGTTGTACATTACAGGAGCCTGCGTTTCAGATGGATCTTCGTCATAATGCCGTCGTATGTTTCTGAGTTTATTTTCAAATACAGACCTATCTTTCTCCATGATCCTTTTTAACCTCAACTCGAGTGAAGCAGAATCATCCTCTGCTGATCGCTGGTACTGCGCCCCAGAGGATGGCATGTAGTCAAGTGGTACTGGTTTTCCCAATTGAGAACGCAATTGTGTCCTGGTATTTCGTTTTCGTGGCGACTGGCGCAAGGCAGATCGCTGTGCTCGGACTCTCACAGCCTGGCTGCCCACCATAAATTGCCTGACTGGTTTGTATGGTGTGTTTTCTGCCGACATACGTATTATACTTCCTTTCGATCTTAACCTAGGCATCAGATTCTGGTCATCTTCTTCCTGTTCTCTTTCAAAATTACTTTCTCCATAACTAATATCAGGGCTATCCCCATTGTAACCGTAACTGCTAGCAGGAGAAGGTCTAGTTTGCTTCCCGGTAAATATAGATTGCGGTTTTATAGTGAAATCAGAGTTTGATATCGAATTTCGCCTGTTAACCACTGGACCAGGACCATTCATCTCCTCTAATGTCGGCGACTCTAATCCAACTACACTAGTAGAATTATTTGATACAACTGAATCCCCATAGGTATGATTTGACTGTTGTTTAGACCTCTGTTTTTGAACATCTTCATACAATTTGTTTATCTTGGAGACCCTGTTTTCACTCAAAATACGGGAATTCTTAGAAGGTACATATACTGAATCCATAACCAAATCATAGAGAGTACATTAACGAGGAGCGGAAGCTATTCCTAACGTGGTTGTATCTGTTGCTTTGATTCTAGTTAATGCTGTTTAATCTTGCAAGCGTAAAAAGTTTACAAAAGCCCGTCCCAAAGCGAAGCATGCTGTAAGAGACAGACCAAAACAATTAAATTACTAAAATGCACCTttactatatatataacGGTATTAATGTATGTGTCTCCCTAAGAAAGATGAATTTTTTGGTCAGTTTTAATCTGAATAATTCAATTGAAGAGGGTGTGTAGATAAAATTGCGGAAGCAAGATGTGGTTGAAGCAATATATTAGTGATATACTTCGGGTCCCGTGAAATCTTAGTCGATTCTCATACGGCAAAAGAGAAGGAATATTGCTGATGTCAAGGTAGTTAAAGGTAAGTTATGACAGTTTTTGGGGTGAAAATAGGTACACTTGACACGGATATTAAGTATTGGGAGAAGAGGGAGATGACGTCGTTGTAAACATAAAAATAACTATTAGAATACAGGATGTAATTAGTCTCAGCTTTAGTTAAAGCTGAATTGTTGGTTCATGTTTGAACCAAACCCAAAAGCGTTGTCTGCAGTTTGTGGGGCCATTGACTCGTCTATATTGTTGTCTTCAGCACCGAAGTATCTTTCGATAATATTGTAGGCCTTTTCATAAATCTTTTCATTGGCATTTGACTGACAGTTA
The Eremothecium sinecaudum strain ATCC 58844 chromosome II, complete sequence DNA segment above includes these coding regions:
- the MRPL19 gene encoding mitochondrial 54S ribosomal protein uL11m (Syntenic homolog of Ashbya gossypii ABL144C; Syntenic homolog of Saccharomyces cerevisiae YNL185C (MRPL19)), with translation MSQPVKNVLVKLIVGAGQAAPSPPVGPALGSKGIKAMDFCKEFNARTANYAPGVPVPVLITIKPDRSFKFELKSPPTGYLLLKALGQEKGHGTPDIKKPSGTLGELSLKHIYEIAKIKKTDGRHVSLDMESIVKCTIGVARSMGIKVVP
- the UBP10 gene encoding ubiquitin-specific protease UBP10 (Syntenic homolog of Ashbya gossypii ABL145W; Syntenic homolog of Saccharomyces cerevisiae YNL186W (UBP10)) is translated as MSVTDDTLKPLVDRLVSQPLQFKKATMKDKVMADNSSYIVIGNKASATTSIMSNNGTGDINSVREVNLDDSNGSNLSRRKVPSSLQEALQFYASSSTTNNNTVRTSATKRTENQDLADTEYQMTSGVNDEDNEGIKVNNEASDMTFDSGLSRVRCSDDDEEYYEAREHQQRDEFTEKQSNGLDQENWVNSDEDVGEEMESSSHSSTGDSTVLPSGTVESSSSTDEDYDPRKDVEKEDGEEEEEEESDGGSDISMSSQKCIYSKSVDTDDDDDEDEEESAALGSGDEAVIRKGHSTGLEAIEEDEDILRHKKASPNRYSSPTPPTTLSDISDFYQCNENENDRGTNKPHRIVKNWGANLSSSRPKGLLNHGVTCYQNAAIQAMLHIPALQHYLFDIIQGKYNGIISQNSVSQVFAETSKRMWAAETNSDKPSYINPKKLISRLEDINCMMSVWNQEDSHEYFMSLMSRLQEDSVPRGHKMTESIIYDIFGGMLQQRVECKSCGGVSITEQPIYDLSLHLKGKKLTKSDDQSIGEGGNQHSSNCSTVNGEDAPMPKRRYSIEKSIRDFFNAELIKKVDNKEGYVCEKCKATTNAIKRNMILRAPETLLVHLKKFRFNGTSSSKMKQAVSYPKFMDLTEYCVDSEKSLPVKYELIGVVVHEGRSLSSGHYIAHCKQPDGTWATYDDEYINKITERNVLKEVNAYYLVYTRLTPKAVNWTPLEDSAQTSAISTASIASADNNANNRKKHKHKSKKRKLNKN
- the NPR1 gene encoding serine/threonine protein kinase NPR1 (Syntenic homolog of Ashbya gossypii ABL143C; Syntenic homolog of Saccharomyces cerevisiae YNL183C (NPR1) and YDL214C (PRR2)) — encoded protein: MSSLTKLLQDRRKNEIPTSNLTSSLQAAVVTQQGLLREQMHGGIPPIAEHEPFTERGVRTRKVGRSDSDSDNEDFVRGSPEVKAYGLQSILESNSSSTAAMHNSGTFTREHAGSLLLTEDGRSGRNGRSFPSLSSGIPYSVPNSNSGPSQSSAGGTGNESTSVGSANASQWMDKYGNSLPKNISAIDSNVILSPKVDSVEPRFVISRQKLQKSCAEGSHHSLSRSNSLTSQLGTFFFNRNAKDPPSSIGHHNSTSANSGPNKENVPHDKSIPRPIRGRKSSLQSAYRQPTGSFNDSFTESPPFNEHYMNQPIPKSRHTSFADLKRFFRKNSSGSQSSVSPGTPPISTGSFSSHSSNHSSLISTSYANQLVDNLYNHATSGLCQGIPFSKRYSKMGEKLGAGAGGSVKLVKRLRDNAVFAVKEFRAKYDTESKRDYVKKIISEYCIGITLRNPNIISTVEITYDNNRILQVMEYCDYDLFAIVMSNKMSYEEICCCFRQILQAVEYLHSLGLAHRDLKLDNCVINSQGIVKLIDFGAAVVFTYPHSGTLVEASGIVGSDPYLAPEVCIFTKYDPRPVDIWSVAIIFSCMILKKFPWKVPKLRDNSFKLFCSGRDCDSLGALVSLTPNPPSYETAVEDKETNPPKSNNASDPNNPNIGPQRLLHSLPEESQHIIGRMIALAPACRASIEEIMEDDWIQSIEMCYVLEATGRTVRSESHAHTEVDQSEAHIAGLEKKNKKTSK
- the NOP6 gene encoding Nop6p (Syntenic homolog of Ashbya gossypii ABL142C; Syntenic homolog of Saccharomyces cerevisiae YDL213C (NOP6)), translating into MPEDTKPTKKQLKSLNFRKSKETKEQAKKRPIDDTPKPTDAEEPVPKKRKTRRGKGGKGKNSKKGNRFLIFVGSIPKNTTESELQAHFKSCSPDQIRLRPDKGIAFLEFDAEKDHSTIQRRMDVALLQNKTLFKGNRINVELTVGGGGNSQNRLEKLKVKNEKMETERRDRLKNMIAAGKAKTAANVATNSASTAAPAAVHPDRAKLLQ